The Vulgatibacter sp. genomic interval TCGATCGTGGTGCGGTAGCGACCGGGCGCGATCCAGCCGACCCGGTAGCCGGGCGCCAGCGTCTTCGAGAAGGAGGAGCAGAGGAGCACGAGCCCCTTCCGATCGAAGGAACGGACGAGGCGGGGCCTGGCGCCGTCGAATTGCAGGTCGCCGTAGACGTCGTCCTCGATCAGCGGCACGTCGTGCCGCGTGACGATCCGGGCGAGCTCCTTGCGGGCGCCGTCCGGCATCCGGCTTCCCAGGGGGTTGTTGAAGGAGGGCACCGCCATCACCGCCTGGATCCTGCGCCGGCGCAGCACCCCGTCCAGCACCGAGAGATCCATCCCCGTGCCCGCGCGGGCTGGGATCTCGACCACCTTGATCCCGAGGCTCTCGATGAGCTGGAGCACGCCGAAGAAGGCGGGGGACTCCACCGCGATCGTCTCGCCCCTGCGCGCCACCGCGCGCAGGGCGAGGTGGAGCGCCTCCATCGCCCCGACGGTGATCAGGATCTCGTCGGCGGGGATGGCGCAGCCCCACGAGGCGGAGCGCCGCGCGAGCTCCCGGCGGAGCGCGGGCATCCCTGCAGGCGGCCCGTAGGCGACCGACGCCTCACCCGACGCACGAGCGGCGCGCACCATGCTCCGGGCGAGACGGCGCGCGGGAAGCAGGGTGGCGTCCGGCAGCGCGAGGCCGAGCACGCCGGCGCTGCCATCGAGACCGGTGTAGAGCTGCCCCACCCGCTCGGCGACCGTTACCGCCCGGGCCCCGGGCTCGACCCTCGGCGTCCGCGGCTCCGGCAGCCGCGGGTGGAGCCGCGCCTTCACGTAGTGCCCGGATTGCGGGCGGACCTCCACCAGCCCCCTGCTCTCGAGGAGCACGTAGGCCTGCAGCACCGTGGAGATGCTCACGCCCTGCTGCGCGGCCAGGCCGCGCACCGAGGGGAGACGATCCCCTGCCAGCAGGGAACCAGCCTCCACGAGCGAGGCGAGGTGATCGGCGAGGGATTCGTAGAGCGTTGGCGCGGCACTCATCGGCGAAGTCTACCGCCGCCGCGGATCGGCGGCATCGGCACAGACGGCCTGCTCGATGACGAGCACAGTTCGCGCCCGGGCAAACTGTACCGGAGACAGCCAACGCAGGCTGCATCTGTTCCGGTCGGCGCGTCGGCGACATCCTCGCCCCATGAGGTTCCTTTCGCTTCTCCGCTCCCGGGTCGCCCCCGTCTTCCGCATCCACCTCCAGCTGGCAGAGCGGCAGGTCTGGTCCCACGAGGTGGAGGGGGTCGGCTTCTTCGTCCGCTGCGACAGCGGCTCGATCTGGCTCACGGACGCCGAGGGCGCCGACCGCATCCTCCGCCCCGGCGATCGCTGGGGCTCCACCCGCAAGGGCACGGTGGTGGTGGAGGCGCTCGCCCGGAGCCGCCTCGAGCTGCAGATCGCCGGCGTGGGCCCGGTCCGGGGCGTTGAGCGAAGGGACGAGCTGTGACGGCCTACGGGGAGCACGGTCGCCGAAGACCGGCTGCACGACCGGGGGCAAACGATGCGAAAGCTACCGTTGGTTGGCGCGATGGCGCTGGCCTGTACTGCATGCGCCACCTCGCAGGCGCCGCGCACCGCGCCCGCAGCGCCGGAGCCGGCGACCGCCGTCCGCGACGAGGTCCTCGCCGAGACGGTGGCCTCCCAGGTGGTCCAGCGGGACGGGATGACCTGCGTGCAGGGGCTCGACTCCTACGGCAACGTCGTCGAGGAGCATTGCACCGTCGCCGACGCTGCGCCCTGACCTGCGCCGGGCGGCTCGGTCACACGAAGGCGTGGCCGATCCGGACCACGCTACCGAGGGGCGGGCGCGGCCTTCTTCTCCGGTTCGCCGAGCACGCCGAACGCATACCACCAGCCGGTCACGGGGGACCGGCGGTAGAGCACCGTGCGCACGGTGTCACGGAACTCGTAGCGGACCACGCCCTCGGTCCTGCCGAGCATCTCCTCGAATGCCCTGGTCACCGCGGGCTCGAGCTTCAATGGATCGAGCAGGATGAGCGCCGGATCCCAGTTGAGGGCGATGATCGGCGCCTTGTCGAAGGAGTAGAAGATCTCGCCGGAGCCGAGGCCCATCTCCTGCTTCAGCCGGGCGGAGAGCCGGTCCAGGTAGATCGAGCTGCCGAGCACGCCCACCACCCTGCCGTCCGCGCCGCGGATCGGCGAGGCGACGATGGCGGAGCTCTTGCCGGTGGCCTTGCTCACCACCAGGGCCCCCAGCACGGGCTTGCCCTGGAGGAGCGTCGGGAAATAGGGGCGGGAGGCGAGGTTGCCCGGCTCCTTCCCCCCGCCCACGGCCCGATAGCTGCCGTCGGGCCTGGCGAACCAGACGAGCGCGTCGACGTTCCGTTCGGCGAGCGTCTCCAGCAGGGGCCGGATCCGCTCCCAGGAGGCGCTCCGCGCTTCGGGCGTCTCGGCGAGCATCTGCAGCGCGTCGCCCATCTTGCGCAGGTGC includes:
- a CDS encoding PLP-dependent aminotransferase family protein, giving the protein MSAAPTLYESLADHLASLVEAGSLLAGDRLPSVRGLAAQQGVSISTVLQAYVLLESRGLVEVRPQSGHYVKARLHPRLPEPRTPRVEPGARAVTVAERVGQLYTGLDGSAGVLGLALPDATLLPARRLARSMVRAARASGEASVAYGPPAGMPALRRELARRSASWGCAIPADEILITVGAMEALHLALRAVARRGETIAVESPAFFGVLQLIESLGIKVVEIPARAGTGMDLSVLDGVLRRRRIQAVMAVPSFNNPLGSRMPDGARKELARIVTRHDVPLIEDDVYGDLQFDGARPRLVRSFDRKGLVLLCSSFSKTLAPGYRVGWIAPGRYRTTIERMKFAQTVSSPVLPQLAIADFLQSGGYDHHLRSLRRSLREQVARYGAEIAARFPPGTRLSRPQGGFVLWVELPPGTDALALQERAVAEGAAVAPGPIFSANGGFRNCLRISCGQPWSPAIEQALAKVGRIATELAGRDAGATRALQS
- a CDS encoding DUF2917 domain-containing protein; translated protein: MRFLSLLRSRVAPVFRIHLQLAERQVWSHEVEGVGFFVRCDSGSIWLTDAEGADRILRPGDRWGSTRKGTVVVEALARSRLELQIAGVGPVRGVERRDEL